One part of the Treponema peruense genome encodes these proteins:
- the aroF gene encoding 3-deoxy-7-phosphoheptulonate synthase, whose translation MIVILKKEAAAKDIDSFVDGIKQRGLGVHISKGVDKTIIGLLGDTSKLSPEDFLANDIVESAERVSAPYKMASRSFHPENTVVTIGANQEGVIPCVIGDGKSLPVIAGPCSVETEEQILAAAQAVKKAGARILRGGAYKPRTSPYSFQGLGVEGIRLLEKAKKLTGLPVCTELMAISELENFENVDLIQVGARNFQNFDLLKELGKFHKPVLLKRGLSGTISELLMSAEYIMANGNENVILCERGIRTYDGYTRNCLDLSAVPYLHKVSHLPIVIDPSHACGIRWMVPVLSSAAAAAGADALEIEVHCCPEKAWSDASQQLPPSEFEKLMDKLAKYAAVEGRTL comes from the coding sequence GGCGTGCATATTTCAAAGGGTGTGGACAAAACCATTATTGGTCTTCTTGGAGATACTTCAAAACTTTCACCCGAAGATTTTCTTGCAAATGATATTGTAGAAAGTGCAGAGCGTGTTTCGGCTCCGTACAAAATGGCAAGCCGTTCGTTCCATCCCGAAAACACTGTAGTAACAATCGGTGCAAACCAGGAAGGTGTAATTCCCTGTGTAATTGGTGACGGAAAATCACTTCCTGTTATTGCAGGTCCATGTTCTGTAGAAACAGAAGAACAGATTCTTGCTGCTGCCCAGGCTGTAAAGAAAGCAGGTGCCAGAATTTTAAGAGGCGGTGCATACAAGCCGCGTACTTCACCATACAGTTTCCAGGGACTTGGTGTAGAAGGCATAAGACTTTTGGAAAAGGCAAAAAAATTAACAGGCCTTCCTGTCTGTACAGAACTTATGGCAATTTCTGAACTTGAAAATTTTGAAAACGTTGACCTTATTCAGGTTGGAGCAAGAAACTTCCAGAACTTTGACCTTCTTAAGGAACTCGGAAAATTCCACAAGCCGGTTCTTCTTAAGCGCGGTCTTTCAGGAACAATCAGCGAGCTGCTCATGTCTGCAGAATACATCATGGCAAACGGTAACGAAAATGTTATTCTCTGCGAGCGCGGAATCAGAACTTATGACGGATACACACGCAACTGTCTGGACTTGAGCGCTGTTCCGTATCTGCACAAAGTTTCACATCTTCCTATAGTTATTGATCCGAGCCATGCCTGCGGAATCAGATGGATGGTTCCGGTTCTTTCTTCTGCTGCAGCGGCGGCAGGGGCAGATGCTCTTGAAATAGAAGTACACTGTTGTCCTGAAAAAGCATGGAGCGATGCTTCACAGCAGCTTCCTCCGTCAGAGTTTGAAAAACTTATGGACAAGCTTGCAAAATACGCAGCAGTTGAAGGACGCACACTCTGA
- a CDS encoding prephenate dehydrogenase — MKKLGCLTYGIVGLGLMGGSIAKSIRENVLDVQGATGKILGADRNAAALELSLEQHIVDETFCMEKVDVMLSECDFVFVCLYPHATLDFLCTHSAAFKSGSIVTDISGVKALLFENIEKFSREDVDFIPGHPMAGSEKEGFVNSSGGIFKNHNYIIMPVAGVKKENLELFKLLVSTMGFTRIVETDSVTHDSKIAFTSQLCHVIASALVDSAEDTGVTAFGGGSFEDLTRIAMINAPLWTELFLANKKELLAHISSFESSLSKLKNFIQNGDAASLEKTLTEVREKRISMGRIDSVYKA; from the coding sequence ATGAAAAAACTGGGATGTCTTACTTACGGCATTGTCGGTCTGGGACTTATGGGCGGTTCCATTGCAAAGTCAATCCGTGAAAATGTTCTGGATGTTCAGGGTGCAACGGGAAAAATTCTTGGAGCAGACAGAAATGCTGCGGCCCTGGAACTTTCTCTGGAACAGCATATCGTTGACGAAACTTTCTGTATGGAAAAAGTTGACGTTATGCTTTCTGAGTGTGATTTTGTTTTTGTATGCCTGTACCCTCATGCAACACTGGATTTTTTATGCACGCACAGTGCCGCGTTTAAGTCAGGTTCAATTGTTACCGACATAAGCGGAGTCAAAGCGCTTCTTTTTGAAAATATTGAAAAGTTTTCACGGGAGGACGTTGACTTTATTCCTGGACATCCCATGGCAGGAAGCGAAAAAGAAGGCTTCGTAAATTCTTCGGGCGGAATTTTCAAAAACCACAATTACATAATTATGCCGGTTGCAGGTGTAAAAAAAGAAAATCTTGAGTTGTTCAAACTTCTGGTTTCTACAATGGGATTTACGCGTATTGTAGAAACAGATTCCGTGACGCATGATTCAAAGATTGCCTTTACATCACAGTTGTGCCATGTAATTGCTTCTGCACTTGTAGACAGCGCCGAAGATACTGGAGTTACGGCTTTTGGCGGTGGAAGTTTTGAAGACCTTACAAGAATTGCAATGATAAATGCGCCGCTTTGGACAGAGCTTTTTCTTGCAAATAAAAAGGAACTTCTTGCCCATATTTCATCTTTTGAGTCGTCTCTTTCAAAACTTAAAAATTTTATTCAGAACGGTGATGCTGCTTCCCTTGAAAAAACACTGACCGAGGTGCGCGAAAAAAGAATTTCAATGGGACGCATAGATTCAGTTTACAAGGCATAA
- a CDS encoding adenine phosphoribosyltransferase: MNNKDFEILDKAIRRVKDFPKPGILFYDITGILRVPSAFKYCIDKMCEIYSSAGIDAVAGIESRGFIFAAPLAERLGIPMILIRKKGKLPGKKYSCSYALEYGTAEIEAHVDDIEKGSRILLVDDLIATGGTLNAAVNLMEQGGAVVTDVFGVIGLPFLNYEKTLGPKIKVKTLVNYNSEN, translated from the coding sequence ATGAACAATAAGGATTTTGAGATTCTGGACAAAGCAATCAGACGCGTTAAAGATTTTCCCAAGCCGGGAATTTTGTTTTATGACATTACAGGTATTCTTCGTGTTCCGTCTGCGTTCAAATATTGTATAGACAAAATGTGCGAAATTTATTCTTCTGCCGGAATAGATGCAGTTGCAGGAATTGAATCGCGTGGTTTTATTTTTGCAGCACCGCTTGCAGAACGTCTTGGTATTCCGATGATTCTTATCAGAAAAAAGGGCAAGCTTCCGGGAAAAAAATATTCGTGCAGTTATGCCCTTGAATACGGAACAGCCGAAATCGAAGCCCATGTTGACGATATAGAAAAAGGAAGCAGAATTCTTTTGGTTGATGATCTTATTGCAACCGGCGGAACACTTAATGCTGCTGTTAATCTTATGGAGCAGGGCGGGGCTGTTGTAACTGATGTGTTCGGTGTAATAGGACTTCCTTTTTTGAATTATGAAAAAACACTCGGACCAAAAATAAAAGTAAAAACTCTTGTAAATTATAATTCAGAAAACTG